Proteins encoded within one genomic window of Triticum aestivum cultivar Chinese Spring chromosome 2D, IWGSC CS RefSeq v2.1, whole genome shotgun sequence:
- the LOC123051552 gene encoding cytochrome b-c1 complex subunit 10, mitochondrial: MALPASSSTLSRFLSSRRIQPTDVTALATWGIFAGSAAIYLVQPFDWIKKTFFEKPEPEA, encoded by the exons ATGGCTCTCCCGGCGTCCAGCTCCACCCTCTCCCGCTTCCTCTCCTCCCGCCGCATCCAGCCCACGGACGTCACCGCCCTCGCCACCTGGGGCATCTTCGCCGGCAGCGCCGCCATCTACCTCGTCCAG CCATTCGACTGGATCAAGAAAACCTTCTTTGAGAAGCCCGAGCCAGAGGCATGA